DNA from Polaribacter sp. NJDZ03:
TACAACTGCTTTATATAAAGAAGATGATTTGTTTGGTTATACTTCTTTTTCTCAAAATTTAGCATATCAAGAATCTGCAACGGCAATTCAAAAAACCGAATTAGTAGGGCTTTCTAAAAAAACATTAACAGGTGTTTTAAATAAAAACCATAAAGTAACATTAGAGTTAATAGAATTGTTAACAGAAGACTTGGCAGTTGTAAAGGACCAACTTTTGCAAATGGCGTATAGTTCTGTGAGTAAAAAAACTGCTAAAACAATTTTAATGTTTGCAGAAAAGTTAAATAGAAAACCAGAAGATCATATAAAAATTTCTAGAAACGATTTAGCAAGTGTTGCCGGTATTGCAACAGAAACGTTAATAAGAACAATGTCTAGTTTTAAGAAACAAGGTTTAATAGAAATAGAAGGTAGAACTATTAGAATTTTAGACTTAGAGAAACTTAAAGAAATTTGCTAAAAAGAAAGCAAATAAGGTCAATATGACCGATATCATTTTTTAAAAAGTATTGTAGCAATAAATTTGTCTTTTATATAAAAGATGAATTTAAATGAAAGCTATTTTACTCCCTACAGATTTTTCAGACAATTCTTGGAATGCTATTGAGTATGCTTTAAACTTTTATAAGCACACTACGTGCCATTTTTATTTGTTACATGTTAATCGATTAAATAACGTTGTAATAGACGATTATTTATATGATGATACGCAAGAAATTGTAATAGATGTAAATGTAGAAAATGCAAAAAAACAACTAAAAGAACTTCAGCAAAAAATAGCAATAAATTTTAATAATAACAAAAATCATAAATTTTATACTTTAACAGACGATAATTTTTTTATAGAATCTATAAGACAGCATGTAGATAAAAAAAAAATAGATGTTATTGTTATGGGTACAAAAGGAGCTAGTGGTTTTCCGGGCTATATTACTGGGAGTAATACGGGAGATGTTATTACAAAGGTAAAGTGTACAACTTTAGTTGTGCCAGAAAATGCTACATTTAAGAAAATTGAAGAGGTTGCGTTTCCTACCGACTTTTCATTATGTAATGAATTACAGATATTAGAGCCGATAACAGAAATTTTAGAAGAAAAAAAATCGTCTTTACGGGTTTTAAATATCAGTAAAAAAGTGACTGCTTTAAATGAAGATCAGCAAAAAAGTAAAGAATTATTAGAAGATTACCTCTATAATTACATACATAGTTTTCATTTTTTAACAAATAAAAAAGTAGAAGATGCTGTGCAATGTTTTGTAAATAGTAGAAATATAGATATGATTGTTATGGTGGCAAAAAACCTTAATTATTTTCAGCAAATATTATTTCATACCAAAGTAACGGAAATAAGCTATCATACCGATGTTCCTTTTTTAGTACTGCATGAATAAAAACAATATGTTATGGATAATTCAATTTTTTTAGCAAAGTTTTGGGGTTATTATTTACTTATTTTTTTCGTTATACTAAGCTTTAATCCTAAAAGGATTAGGCAAATATTTAATGATTTAGAAGATCAAAAATTTCTGATTATTTTTTCTTTTTTAGCCATTATTATTGGGTTGATAAATATTCTATTCCATAACATTTGGGAGCCTAATTGGAAACTTATAATTACCCTAATTGGTTGGTCTTCATTACTTATAGGATTATCGCTCTTTAGTATTCCGAAGCGAACCATACATTGGTTAAAACTTGTAAATATTAGATTTGTACAGGCAATATATACACTACTTTTTCTAATAGGTTTGTATCTATTAAATATTGCATATGCTATTATAATAATTTAATTAAAATGGATTATCTTAGAACTACATACGAAACGATAGGTTTCAATAATTTTTTTATTAATAACTAAAAACACCATAAAGATGAAAATGGATATTCAATTTGTTAACATGTCTACAAGTGAAACGATGGAAGCTTATACTGAAAATAAGCTAGATGGTTTGGTTAAAAAATTCGAAACAATTATTAAAGCAAATGTGTTTTTTAAAAAAGAAAACGATTCTAAAAACAAAGGTGTAATTTGTGAAATAGAATTAAGTGCACCAGGACCAAGATTATTTGCTTCTTCTAATGAAAAAAATTATGAACTTGCTGTTAAAAACACCATTTCAGATTTAGAAAAACAATTAAATAAGAGAAAAGCAATTACAAAACCTTATTTGTAAAGACAGATAAATGCTCGGTTAAATTATTATCAGGCTAATAAAGACTTTTTTTAGTCTGATAATAATTCTGCAACAAATGTGCTTTATCTTTCTGATAGATATTTAACTCTTTACTAAGGAGAATCTAAGAAATTTAGAGGTTCATTTTATACTTAAAAAAAATACAATATTCTATTTTAAAACCATACAGATAAAATAAGCCTATATCTAAACCTCCCTTCTTGGTAATCATGAAATAGGATATGTAATTTAGAATTTATTAAAAATAAGAATCATGAAAAATATACTTTTACCTACAGATTTTTCCGATAATTCATGGAATGCAATTCAATATGCAATTCAATTGTTGAAGGATGAAAAATGTAATTTTTTTATAATGAATACGTATACACCAGTAATTTATGATGTAGAGTATATGAACCCAGATGTTGAAGGTTTTAATTTAATTGATGTAGTAAAAAACACATCAGAGATAGAACTTAATAAACTTCAACAAAAAATTGAAAGTCAATTTAAAAACCCAAATCACACGTATCGTAAAATAGCTTCATTTAATACTTTAACAAATGAGATAGAAGAGTTGCATAAAAAACATGTAATGGATCTTATTGTAATGGGAACTAAAGGAGCAACGGGTTTAACAGAAATTTTATTTGGCTCTAACACCGTGCATATTATTAAAAATGCAAAATGCCCCGTGTTGGCAATACCAAGTAATTATGCTTTTGAAGCTCCTAATGAAATATTATTTCCTTCGGATTATGAAGTTTCTTTTAATGAAAAACAAGTAGAACAAATTGTAGATATTGCCCTTTCTAATAATTCTAAAGTAAATATTATAAACACTAATTATGGCGATGATTTATCTAAAAATCAATTAGAAAATCAACAAAAATTAAATAAAATATTAAAAAATGTTACCCATTTATTTTATAGTGTAAGCAACCAAAGTGTAACAGGAGCAATTTCTGAATTTCAATTAAAAATGCGAATTAATCTATTAGTTATGATTAATAATAAGCATTCTTTTTTCGAAAATCTATTTTTTAAATCAACAATTAGTCAAATAGGTTTTCATCTAAATGTACCCTTCTTAGTAATTCCTTCAGGAGAAAAAACAAACTAATTTAGATGATATTAATCATTTTATAAGCTTGTTTTTTAAGGTAAATTAGTGGTAGGTAAATTTTTTAGAGTAGAATTTA
Protein-coding regions in this window:
- a CDS encoding universal stress protein: MKAILLPTDFSDNSWNAIEYALNFYKHTTCHFYLLHVNRLNNVVIDDYLYDDTQEIVIDVNVENAKKQLKELQQKIAINFNNNKNHKFYTLTDDNFFIESIRQHVDKKKIDVIVMGTKGASGFPGYITGSNTGDVITKVKCTTLVVPENATFKKIEEVAFPTDFSLCNELQILEPITEILEEKKSSLRVLNISKKVTALNEDQQKSKELLEDYLYNYIHSFHFLTNKKVEDAVQCFVNSRNIDMIVMVAKNLNYFQQILFHTKVTEISYHTDVPFLVLHE
- the raiA gene encoding ribosome-associated translation inhibitor RaiA, producing the protein MKMDIQFVNMSTSETMEAYTENKLDGLVKKFETIIKANVFFKKENDSKNKGVICEIELSAPGPRLFASSNEKNYELAVKNTISDLEKQLNKRKAITKPYL
- a CDS encoding universal stress protein; amino-acid sequence: MKNILLPTDFSDNSWNAIQYAIQLLKDEKCNFFIMNTYTPVIYDVEYMNPDVEGFNLIDVVKNTSEIELNKLQQKIESQFKNPNHTYRKIASFNTLTNEIEELHKKHVMDLIVMGTKGATGLTEILFGSNTVHIIKNAKCPVLAIPSNYAFEAPNEILFPSDYEVSFNEKQVEQIVDIALSNNSKVNIINTNYGDDLSKNQLENQQKLNKILKNVTHLFYSVSNQSVTGAISEFQLKMRINLLVMINNKHSFFENLFFKSTISQIGFHLNVPFLVIPSGEKTN